Below is a window of Sporosarcina ureae DNA.
GCCAAAGAACTATCGGATGATTTACAGTATTACACAAGTGATGTAGTCGCTTTAAAAGACTTAACGGTTAAAGGTCGCATAGATGCCGTTATTACTGCAGATATTGTTGGTTTTGAAGCAATCGAAAATGGATTCGAAATCAAAGAAGTCGACAAGCCGATGTGGGTAGAACAACCTTCTATTGCTGTAAATAAAGAAAATCCAGAACTAACAAAAGCGCTTGATGAAGCATTAAAAGAAATGATTGAAGACGGAACATATGAGGAAATTTCCGATAAATGGTTCGGACGAAATCTTCTGGATATCGATCTAGAAGGTGTCGAGCTATTGGAATAAATACAATCCTTATCTATTTTCTAGAGAGTTGGTGAGCCGGTGCCTGAGTTTTTACTTACATTTATGGATGTATTCAAAAGTACGTATAAAGGATTTTTAGAAGCAGGTCTATTAACGATTGAGATCACAGCGATTGCGATTGTCATTGGAACCGTCTTAGGTATCTTTTTCGCACTGATGAAGATCTCGAATTCAAAAATACTACAAACGATCGCAAATATTTACATTACACTAATTCGTGGAACGCCACTTATTGTACAGATTATGTTTTTATACTTCGGTATTACTTCAGTTATCGTATTAGATAACTTTTGGGCAGGAGCCATTGCTTTAGGCGTCCACAACGGTGCGTATATTGCAGAGATTTTCCGTGGATCTATTCAAGGAATTGATAAGGGTCAGCGGGAGGCAAGTCTAGCACTCGGTATGAACAGTTCATTGACGATGAGACGAATTGTCTTTCCACAAGCTTTACGACGTGCGATTCCACCGCTTGGAAACCAATTCATCATTACATTAAAAGATTCGTCTTTAGTGTATGTCATCGGAGTATCTGAAATGTTTGGTGTAGCGAACCGAGTAGCTGCTTCGAACTTCAAGCAATTCGAAACGTTTCTCGTTGTAGGTCTTTATTATCTCATTCTCGTTCTTATTTTCAGCGCTCTATTAAAATGGTATGAGAACAAATTGGATGTAGATAAATAATGGAGGCGAATACGATGATTAAAGCAGAAAATATCCATAAGTCATTCGGAGATTTAAACGTGTTAAAAGGTATTGATATGGAAGTACATCGCGGTGAAGTAGTCGTTCTTATTGGTGTCAGTGGTTCAGGAAAGAGTACATTCTTACGGTGCTTAAACTTCTTAGAACTGACGAATGAAGGCGTAATTACAATTGATGGAAAGAGTATCAATCAGAAAAAAGATAATTTAGCGAAGGTGCGTGCGGAGGTGGGTATGGTGTTTCAACACTTTAACTTATTCCCTCACAAAACCGTATTAGAAAATGTAATGGAAGCGCCTTTGATGGTGAAAAGAATAGACAAAGCAAAAGTGAAGAAAATGGCACTCGAAATCTTGAAAAAGGTAGGTTTATCCGATAAAGCGGACGTTTATCCGAATAAATTATCAGGTGGACAAAAGCAGCGAGTGGCGATCGCCCGGGCGCTTGCCATGGAACCGAAAGTGCTATTATTCGATGAACCAACGTCTGCACTCGATCCTGAACTCGTCGGAGAAGTATTGCAAGTCATGCAGACGTTGGCAGAAGAAGGGATGACGATGATCGTCGTGACGCATGAAATGAAATTTGCTAAAAATGTAGCAGATCGAGTCATTATGCTAGACTCCGGAGTCATCATTGAAGATGCGGATCCAGATACGTTCTTTAACCACTCCAAAAATGAACGTACGCTGCAATTTTTAGAAATGGTGGATGTGTAAAAACGGGATTAAAACAACTAGTCCGAAGTTACACGAGTTACTGAAGCTCCTTAACAACAGGAAACATTTAAATAATGAATAAAATTCTAGAATCCTCAAATCTTGAAACAAGGTTTGAGGATTTTTCGCGCTGTCTTTTTACTGTATAATTGAAACGCAGAAAAAAGAAATCAAGGAAATGAAAGAGCTGATCGAGGATTTGAAGAATAAAGATAAGAAATAGTAAGGAGAAATGAAATGAAGAATTCAACAAGGGATACTAGATTCCCAATCAAAGTCCATAGTTATGAGGTTTTCTATGAAGCACAATATTCAGCTAACCTAGCGTAGCGATATAACCGATCCTCCAAGTATTAGTGTTTATAATTCCACGATCTGGTCATACTGTCAGTAGAAATGGAAAGCACTTTGTCGAGGAGGAATACAGTGGAAAAGAAACAGCATAAACCAAATGACCGTCAAATGGAAGAGCGAGAAATACTTACGACGCGCCAAGGGCATTCTGTACAGGATAATCAAAACATCAGGACAATTGGTGACCGTGGCCCCGCTACGCTAGAAAACTATCATTACATTGAAAAAATCTCTCATTTTGATCGTGAAGAAATACCAGAACGAGTAGTCCATGCAAGAGGTTCAGGTGCTTTTGGTTATTTTGAAACGTATGGGAAAGCTGGAAATGAGCCAGTTGAAAAGTATACCCGTGCCAAAGTGTTTTCGGGTGCTGGGAAGAGAACGCCTTTAGTCGCTCGTTTCTCTACTGTAGCAGGAGCTAAAGATTCGCCCGAAACTGCACGAGATCCACGAGGGTTTGCGGTGAAAATGTATACAGAAGATGGCAACTGGGACCTTGTAGGAAATAATTTGAAAATCTTTTTCATTCGAGATGCAATGAAGTTTCCTGATATGATTCACGCATTCAAAGCCGACCCCGCTTCTAATATATCGCATCCGCAGCGCATGTTTGATTTTGTCTCTCGATCGCCAGAAGCTATCCATATGATCACATTTTTGTTTTCTCCATGGGGTATTCCCGCCACGTACCGTCATATGCAAGGTTCGGGTGTGAATACATACAAGTGGGTCAATGACAAAGGTGAGGCGGTTTTAGTGAAGTATCATTGGGAGCCGAAGCAAGGCATCCGAAATTTAACACAGGAAGATGCCGACGCTATACAGGCGAAAAACGTTGCACATGCGACGCAAGATTTATCTGAAGCGATCGAACGGAAAGAGTACCCTGAATGGGAACTTTTTGTGCAAATTATGGAAGATGGCTACCACCCAGAACTGGATTTTGATCCGCTTGATAATACAAAACTTTGGCCAGAAGAACAGTTTCCTTGGTTGCCTGTAGGAAAGATGGTATTAGACCGCAACCCTGATGATTTTCATATGGACATCGAGCAAGCCGCCTTCGGAACCGGAGTCCTTGTTGATGGAATGGATTTTTCCGACGATAAAATGCTTCAAGGCCGTACATTCTCGTATTCCGATACACAGCGTCATCGTATCGGCACGAATTATCTCCAACTGCCTGTTAATGCACCCAAAAAAGAAGTTCGGACAAACCAGCAACGTGGTCAAATGGATCATCGAGACCCAAGCGAGTCGGGAGACAATCCGCATATTAATTATGAACCATCCATGCTCGGTGGATTTAAAGAAGCAACAGGAGAAAGTCGTCCTCCGCATCGACCTACGTATAATGCAGCAGCGATGAGCGCACCGATTGACCGACCGAATAATTATGGACAAGCAGGCGAAACGTTCCGACAGTTTGAAGAGTGGGAACGAGAGGAATTAATTACTAACCTCTCCGATGCACTCGCAGCGTGTGATGTGCGTATTCAAGAAGCGATGATCGATCACTTTACACAAGCTGATTTTGAATACGGACGTCTTGTACAAGCAGGTATTGAACGGAAAATGAAAGAGTTCGAAGGGATGGCGGCAGAACGTAAAGTCCCTGGTCGTGATGCGGGTCAATCGAGATTTGGACAAGGCACGCCCGATTCCAAAATGGCTGTGAAAGATGCAGTAGACAAAGGTCATGAAGCAGATCCTTATTGATGAAAAGGAATAGCTCTTTCTATCCAAGTTAAAATGTATGGTGAATAGCATCTGTATAGGTAACAAATGTGATTGTGCAAGCACTTACATTTGCGTCTTATATAGATGTTTTTTCATTTTCAAATCCTGATTTTTATATTGACAGTTTTATGCTGTATTCAACAAATTAAATAACAGAGTAGTTAGATAGTTTACCAGAAAAATGATATACTTTATTTTAAGAAGTGTCTAGAGGAGATTGCGCTGAATGATCAACCTGTGCAAAAGATGAAAGAGCTAGTAGATCTGAATATTAGTTATCATAATAAAAACATCACTGACATCCCACGAAAAAGATTGGGAGGTGAAGTTGTGAATAAGTCCTTTTGGATTCCATTACTAGTTTCATTTGGAACGATGGTAGTACTATATGTAATAGGTTTTATAGCGAATATAGATGTTCTACTATTTAATTTCTCACTTTCGCATACTGAAATTTCACTACTACCGATCGGTGTTGGCATGGTAATGGGGTTTATTAGTGAAACTATTATCAAATCGAAATCACATGCCAACTAGTAAAGCATGTAGTGGCTAACCGTTGTACAGGAGACGAAGTAAGGGAAATACTATAATTCGTAATAAAAGGGGACCAGTGCATGAATATTTCTAACGTAGATGAAATCACTAGTCTGTATCGAAGATTAATAGACGCATGGAACAACCGTGATGCAAAAGGAATGGCTGAACTATTTACAGAACAAGGAATTCAAATTGGTTTTGATGGAAGTAAAATGGTTGGACGACAGGAAATTTTATCGCACCTTACATCAATCTTTGAAAAACATCCCACAGCACCTTTTGTAACGAAAGAGAAAGACGTTCGTGTAATCGGAACGGATACCGCAATCGTACAAGCTATTGCAGGGATGATTCCACCAGGTAAAACAGATATTGAGCCCACAGTAAATGCCCTTCAAACTCTAGTTACCGTTAACAAAGACGGCAATTGGAAAGTTGAGCTCTTCCAAAATACACCTGCACAATTTCATGGAAGACCAGAATTAGTTGAGCAAATGACAGATGAGTTAAGACAAGTAATGAAATAATGACAAAGTCGTAACCGAATCATGTAAAAGGAACCGAGAGATTTGTGTTTCCTACTCTCGGTTCCACTGATGACTAATCATTATGTTTCTCTACATATTCTTTGAGTGCGAGTAGGTTTTTATCCCAATATTGTTCAAAGAAACGAAGCCAGTCCTTTAGTTCAATCAATGGTTCAGAATTAAGCATATAACGTGTTTCACGTCCAACCTTTTGACGGTGGACGAGGCCCGCATCAAATAGAATGTGAAGATGCTTATTTACTGCTGTGCGGCTTATAGGATAGAATTCCACAATATCGGTTATGGATAATTCTTTTTCAGCAAGCAGTTTTAACAGACTACGACGAGTGGGATCGGAAATTGCTTGAAAAATGTCTTGCGTAGATGGTTTCTCCACATTTAAGCCTTTACTAGATCAGGAAGTCTCTCTTTTACAATACGTTCCCAACCGCTTTCAATAAATCCACGAACGACTGTATGAGGTTGTTCAAATTCGGTTACTTTATTGGCATCCCAGCCAGAATGTATTAATGTAAGCTCCGTTTGCTCTTCATTCAATTTTTTAAATTCAATTAAAACATGCCAATCTTTACCCCAATCAAAGCCCAAACGAGTAGGGGGTTGAAGTTCTGTTACTGTACAAATAGAGTCACCGAATTGCCCTGTATGAAGTACAAATTCATGTCCTATAATGGGTTTAAGTGAATTTAGCATCCACCACGCTGCAATCCCTTCTGATGTAGAAACAGCTTCCCATACTTTTTCAAGTGGCGCATTAAGCACAATGGTTTTACAGATATCTTCTAATTTCTCCTGTGAATTCATCATTCATACCTCCGATTCATTTAACACTTTAAGGTGTCATGTTTTATTGTACTACCTAATAGTGTTAGGTAAACAATTTTTATCTAATTAACATAAGTTTTGTTTGGAAATAAATAATAAGTCAACAATTTTAAAATGAAATGAGCTGTTATTTTACTTTTTTTACTTACTAGACACAAATATGTACTAGGAAAAGTAGAAAATTAGGGATATGGAGCATAGTAATCTTCATAGAAAAGAAGTATATTCATTATATAGGTTAATATAATCAGATTTCATATTCTAGTATAGTTGTTTTACAGTAATTTAATTACATTATTTAACAATTAAATATTTGGGCGTTTTGAAAAATATTAAAATTAGTCTTTTTACCTAATTTTTTATATTGTATAACCAGTATTTGTACTTTACTTATATATAAAATAGATAAGGCGGGGATAAATTTGAACGAATTCGGAAATTACCTACAGGAATTGCGTACACAAGGACAGATGTCTTTACGATACTTAGCAGAACGCTCCAATCTTAGCTATTCATTCGTTGATTCTCTAGAAAAAGGTAGGTATAAACCTACACGTGAAGCGGTTTATACATTATCAGAAGAACTAAAAACCGATGCAAATATGTTATTGAAATTAGCAGGTTATGCAACCAATGAAACAGTGGATTAAGTGATTTCCTTCCTTAAAAAATAAAACATCTCCGAACGATGTAAATCTGAAACACGATGGCATGAATCCTCTCCTAGGATCGATTAAAGTAGTTTATGAAAAAAGGTTTTCACATACTCTTTTTAAAAGCGACTTACTTTACAAAAATAATCGATAGAATCATCTTTGCAAATATTAACAATTGTCAATAGTGTTTTATCTAAAATTATCGTATACTTACTATTAAGTAGTTTTTCTATTCGGAATAATCTGTTGCTGGCCATGCATAAATGGTGAGTAATTGTATATTTGCTGAAAAATTAGTAGCAGATTCTTCTCCAGTCCACAAAGCCTCTTAGCAACTACAAAGGAGATGGGCGATATGCCAGCTTATATGGTGAATGAGTATTATATTTTTACTTCATTTGAAGATATGTCTTCTCTAATTCATGACATTATCCATTATTCTCTTCTGCCTGAACAACAGCATCACCATTCATTTTCTGTGCTAACAGGTCGCTTAGATAAACAGGCACTTCAATTCAAATCAGATCAAGGATATTCTATACCTGTCCGCTATGAAAGTGAAGACGATATTTACTATTCACTTTGAATAATTTGTTAGTAGAATTGAATAGTATGATTCGGAATCTACTTATTTCATAGACTTTCAAACCGATCAAAGTTGGTGAATTTACTGACTCGTGACGTCAATGTTTCTACTAGAGAATATGCATCTAAATAAAAGGCATTCCTTCGCTTAGAGCCGAGTGAAGGAATGCCTTTTATTAGTTTTATAGAATACTTCGAACGAACATCATTGGCACCATAAAAAGAGCGTTGGTTCTTCGCAAAAACAACGCCACAAAAGAATAACATCCACAAACTCTATTCTTTCCCAGAAATCCGCTCACTACTATCAACTTCCTGACCCACCATACGCTTTTCAAACGTCTTGCGCCAGCTCGGAGACAATTCTTCAACTTCTAGCAACCGACGAACACCTACTAAGTCCTGTTTATCATGATGCATCAGACGATTCGCTTCTGCCACCGTAATAGCCTGCGCCTGGCGTGTTAACGGAACTAATTTATCTTCGGGAGAAACCATTCCTTCTTGCAGCACCCGGAAATAAAATCCCGTATAGCCTGTATCCTGCACAAGTAGCGGCATGTCTTTTCGTTCATACACAAGCCCTAACTTAAAACACGGCTGGCGCGGCTGACTCA
It encodes the following:
- a CDS encoding amino acid ABC transporter permease translates to MDVFKSTYKGFLEAGLLTIEITAIAIVIGTVLGIFFALMKISNSKILQTIANIYITLIRGTPLIVQIMFLYFGITSVIVLDNFWAGAIALGVHNGAYIAEIFRGSIQGIDKGQREASLALGMNSSLTMRRIVFPQALRRAIPPLGNQFIITLKDSSLVYVIGVSEMFGVANRVAASNFKQFETFLVVGLYYLILVLIFSALLKWYENKLDVDK
- a CDS encoding amino acid ABC transporter ATP-binding protein, whose translation is MIKAENIHKSFGDLNVLKGIDMEVHRGEVVVLIGVSGSGKSTFLRCLNFLELTNEGVITIDGKSINQKKDNLAKVRAEVGMVFQHFNLFPHKTVLENVMEAPLMVKRIDKAKVKKMALEILKKVGLSDKADVYPNKLSGGQKQRVAIARALAMEPKVLLFDEPTSALDPELVGEVLQVMQTLAEEGMTMIVVTHEMKFAKNVADRVIMLDSGVIIEDADPDTFFNHSKNERTLQFLEMVDV
- a CDS encoding catalase; protein product: MEEREILTTRQGHSVQDNQNIRTIGDRGPATLENYHYIEKISHFDREEIPERVVHARGSGAFGYFETYGKAGNEPVEKYTRAKVFSGAGKRTPLVARFSTVAGAKDSPETARDPRGFAVKMYTEDGNWDLVGNNLKIFFIRDAMKFPDMIHAFKADPASNISHPQRMFDFVSRSPEAIHMITFLFSPWGIPATYRHMQGSGVNTYKWVNDKGEAVLVKYHWEPKQGIRNLTQEDADAIQAKNVAHATQDLSEAIERKEYPEWELFVQIMEDGYHPELDFDPLDNTKLWPEEQFPWLPVGKMVLDRNPDDFHMDIEQAAFGTGVLVDGMDFSDDKMLQGRTFSYSDTQRHRIGTNYLQLPVNAPKKEVRTNQQRGQMDHRDPSESGDNPHINYEPSMLGGFKEATGESRPPHRPTYNAAAMSAPIDRPNNYGQAGETFRQFEEWEREELITNLSDALAACDVRIQEAMIDHFTQADFEYGRLVQAGIERKMKEFEGMAAERKVPGRDAGQSRFGQGTPDSKMAVKDAVDKGHEADPY
- a CDS encoding ATPase; translation: MNKSFWIPLLVSFGTMVVLYVIGFIANIDVLLFNFSLSHTEISLLPIGVGMVMGFISETIIKSKSHAN
- a CDS encoding SgcJ/EcaC family oxidoreductase is translated as MNISNVDEITSLYRRLIDAWNNRDAKGMAELFTEQGIQIGFDGSKMVGRQEILSHLTSIFEKHPTAPFVTKEKDVRVIGTDTAIVQAIAGMIPPGKTDIEPTVNALQTLVTVNKDGNWKVELFQNTPAQFHGRPELVEQMTDELRQVMK
- a CDS encoding ArsR/SmtB family transcription factor → MEKPSTQDIFQAISDPTRRSLLKLLAEKELSITDIVEFYPISRTAVNKHLHILFDAGLVHRQKVGRETRYMLNSEPLIELKDWLRFFEQYWDKNLLALKEYVEKHND
- a CDS encoding SRPBCC family protein; amino-acid sequence: MNSQEKLEDICKTIVLNAPLEKVWEAVSTSEGIAAWWMLNSLKPIIGHEFVLHTGQFGDSICTVTELQPPTRLGFDWGKDWHVLIEFKKLNEEQTELTLIHSGWDANKVTEFEQPHTVVRGFIESGWERIVKERLPDLVKA
- a CDS encoding helix-turn-helix domain-containing protein — its product is MNEFGNYLQELRTQGQMSLRYLAERSNLSYSFVDSLEKGRYKPTREAVYTLSEELKTDANMLLKLAGYATNETVD
- a CDS encoding MOSC domain-containing protein, with protein sequence METIKVLSLNVGKPKETDFRKKSVSTGFFKEQVHEAVFLSSVNFIGDGQGDLVHHGGVHKAVCVYPFAHYSYWERALDRPLSYGAFGENLTISGITEQDVCIGDSFQLGEAIVQVSQPRQPCFKLGLVYERKDMPLLVQDTGYTGFYFRVLQEGMVSPEDKLVPLTRQAQAITVAEANRLMHHDKQDLVGVRRLLEVEELSPSWRKTFEKRMVGQEVDSSERISGKE